Proteins encoded in a region of the Desulfovermiculus halophilus DSM 18834 genome:
- the rpmF gene encoding 50S ribosomal protein L32: MAVPKKKTSKSKKNMRRSHHRVPTPNVINCACGEPRLSHRICPSCGTYRERQVTGTGDGDE; encoded by the coding sequence ATGGCTGTCCCCAAGAAAAAGACATCGAAATCCAAAAAGAATATGCGCCGTTCCCATCACCGGGTGCCCACACCCAATGTGATCAACTGCGCATGCGGCGAACCCAGGCTTTCCCATCGGATCTGCCCTTCGTGCGGAACCTACCGCGAACGGCAGGTCACAGGAACCGGAGATGGGGACGAATAG
- a CDS encoding ferredoxin-thioredoxin reductase catalytic domain-containing protein yields the protein MSRVEDLYAKLKPLMEKKGLYFNKDQDMVWPLLESLVVNKDRYGYTACPCRLASGEYEKDKDIICPCVYAAQDVEEYGSCYCGLYVSKEWNEGSIAHVHVPERRPPEKAMAALGLEGPA from the coding sequence ATGAGCCGGGTGGAAGACCTGTACGCCAAACTCAAGCCCCTGATGGAAAAAAAGGGCCTGTATTTCAACAAAGATCAGGACATGGTCTGGCCTCTGCTGGAGAGCCTGGTGGTGAACAAGGACCGCTATGGGTACACTGCTTGCCCTTGTCGACTGGCCTCAGGCGAATATGAAAAAGATAAAGACATCATCTGTCCTTGCGTGTATGCCGCTCAGGACGTCGAGGAGTACGGCAGCTGCTATTGTGGGCTGTACGTATCCAAGGAATGGAACGAAGGGAGCATTGCCCATGTCCATGTGCCGGAACGCCGGCCCCCGGAAAAGGCCATGGCCGCTTTGGGGCTGGAGGGTCCTGCCTGA
- the surE gene encoding 5'/3'-nucleotidase SurE, producing MNILLTNDDGIWAPGLRALHQVLTAAGHQVTVVAPLTEQSAVGHAVTLSSPLRIKKVNDGPFLGFGVSGSPVDCVKIALGTVYNLRPDLLISGINNGANVGVDILYSGTVAAATEAALVGIPALAVSIDDFNPQDLVPQAEYVQDFLSKISWASLPSRRVLNLNFPCLPMSECKSLRLCPQTRAVYEDWYDERTDPRGRRYYWLCGEILPQNLEPDTDRTLLTQGYITLTPLTFDFTDRELMQALTSTMGGGR from the coding sequence ATGAATATTCTGCTGACCAATGACGATGGGATCTGGGCCCCGGGACTGCGGGCCTTGCATCAGGTCCTGACCGCCGCCGGGCATCAGGTGACTGTTGTTGCTCCCCTGACCGAGCAGTCCGCTGTGGGACACGCAGTGACCCTGAGCTCCCCCCTGAGGATAAAGAAGGTCAACGACGGACCGTTTCTGGGATTCGGCGTTTCCGGATCTCCGGTGGACTGCGTGAAAATCGCCCTGGGCACCGTGTACAACCTGCGGCCGGACCTGCTCATCTCCGGGATCAACAACGGGGCCAACGTGGGGGTGGACATCCTGTATTCCGGGACGGTGGCTGCGGCGACCGAGGCGGCCCTGGTCGGCATCCCGGCGCTCGCAGTCTCCATAGACGACTTTAATCCCCAGGATCTGGTCCCTCAGGCCGAATACGTCCAGGATTTTCTGTCCAAAATCAGCTGGGCTTCCCTTCCGTCCCGCCGGGTATTGAACCTGAACTTTCCCTGCCTGCCCATGTCCGAATGCAAAAGCCTGCGCCTGTGCCCCCAGACCCGGGCCGTGTACGAAGACTGGTACGACGAACGGACCGACCCTCGGGGTCGCCGCTACTACTGGCTGTGCGGAGAGATCCTGCCTCAGAACCTGGAGCCGGATACCGACCGCACCCTCCTGACCCAGGGCTATATCACCCTGACCCCGCTGACCTTTGACTTCACCGACCGCGAGCTCATGCAGGCCCTGACCTCCACAATGGGCGGCGGCCGGTAG
- the gltX gene encoding glutamate--tRNA ligase, whose product MTKHVVTRFPPSPTGNLHIGGARTALFNWLLARSQGGKFILRIEDTDVERSTWEMTEGILESMRWLGMDWDEGPYFQSQRLDVYNEHIERLLASGKAYYCQCSADEVEAMREEARAKGLKPKYNGRCRELGLGPGPGRVVRLKAPLDGETGFEDLVRGYNRVDNRELDDFVLRRADGMPTYNLAVVVDDALMGMTHILRGDDHMSNTPKQVLLYQALGFDLPSFGHVPMILGPDKKKLSKRHGAMSVLEYRDRGYLPQAVLNTLVRLGWSHGDQELFEPEELISLFSLHNLGKSACVFNPEKLDWVNSQHIKNSPPADLVPLLAEQLQRKELPVPDAAYLEQVIPLLQPRAATMADMADQAAVFVLSDEDIAYDPDLVGKVLTAEVRPHLQALIERLQGLASFDQSALEESIRAYLEETGIKFKLLAQPIRVAVTGKKASPGLFETMEVLGKAHVLRRMERALQV is encoded by the coding sequence ATGACCAAGCACGTCGTAACCCGTTTTCCGCCCAGTCCCACCGGCAATCTGCATATAGGCGGCGCCCGTACCGCCTTGTTCAACTGGCTCCTGGCCAGAAGTCAAGGCGGGAAGTTTATCCTGCGCATTGAAGATACGGATGTTGAACGCTCAACCTGGGAAATGACCGAGGGCATTCTGGAGTCCATGCGCTGGCTGGGCATGGATTGGGATGAAGGGCCGTATTTTCAGAGCCAGCGCCTGGATGTGTACAACGAGCATATCGAAAGGCTCCTTGCTTCCGGGAAGGCCTATTACTGCCAATGCAGCGCCGACGAGGTCGAAGCCATGCGGGAAGAGGCCCGGGCCAAAGGGCTGAAGCCCAAATACAACGGCCGCTGCCGGGAGCTGGGTCTGGGGCCGGGGCCTGGGCGGGTAGTCCGGCTCAAGGCCCCCCTGGACGGAGAAACTGGATTTGAGGACCTGGTGAGGGGCTACAACCGGGTGGATAATCGAGAGCTTGACGACTTTGTTCTCCGCCGGGCGGACGGCATGCCGACCTATAATCTGGCGGTGGTTGTGGACGACGCCTTGATGGGCATGACTCATATCCTGCGTGGGGACGACCATATGAGCAATACCCCCAAGCAGGTCCTTTTGTATCAGGCCCTGGGGTTTGATCTGCCCAGCTTTGGGCACGTCCCCATGATTTTGGGGCCGGACAAGAAGAAGCTGAGCAAACGGCACGGGGCCATGTCTGTGTTGGAGTATCGGGACAGGGGATATTTGCCCCAGGCCGTGCTGAACACCCTGGTTCGCTTGGGTTGGTCACATGGAGACCAGGAGTTGTTTGAACCGGAGGAGCTGATCTCGCTTTTTTCCTTGCACAATCTCGGTAAGTCGGCCTGCGTGTTCAACCCGGAAAAGCTGGACTGGGTGAACAGTCAGCACATCAAGAACAGTCCGCCCGCAGACCTCGTTCCCCTGCTCGCAGAGCAGCTGCAGCGCAAGGAACTTCCCGTGCCGGACGCCGCCTATCTGGAACAGGTCATTCCCCTGCTCCAGCCAAGGGCCGCAACAATGGCCGACATGGCGGATCAGGCCGCAGTCTTCGTGCTCAGCGATGAGGATATCGCCTATGATCCTGACCTGGTCGGCAAGGTCCTGACCGCAGAGGTAAGGCCCCATCTTCAGGCCCTGATTGAGCGGCTCCAGGGACTCGCGTCCTTTGATCAGTCGGCTCTGGAAGAGAGTATCCGGGCATATTTGGAGGAAACAGGGATCAAGTTCAAGCTCCTGGCTCAGCCGATACGGGTGGCCGTGACTGGGAAAAAGGCCAGCCCGGGGCTCTTTGAAACCATGGAGGTTCTGGGCAAGGCGCACGTACTGCGGCGCATGGAGCGGGCCCTGCAGGTCTAG
- a CDS encoding beta-ketoacyl-ACP synthase III, which produces MYTQSYLLGVGYYVPERILSNSDLEQLVETSDEWITTRTGIKERRIAGTGQSCSDLALNAAGKALQNAGMGADQLTHILVATFTPDYCEPTTACLVQSKLGASRAMMAMDLAAGCSGYTYGLDTARGIVAVRPDSAVLVVGSEVCTSKVNFQDRNTCVLFGDGAGAAIVSGQGSSQARIVDSLLRADGSLGDLLPVGIEGNSARPYTLGQQVGEEYFIQMKGRELFRHAVRGMAELTLDILGKNGLSIADIDLFIPHQANMRIIEALAKKLACPLEKVYINVDRYGNTSAASVGIALGEAVELGQVKTGAKVLLVSFGAGLTWGATLLQF; this is translated from the coding sequence ATGTATACCCAATCATATCTTTTAGGTGTCGGCTACTACGTTCCGGAACGGATTCTCTCCAACAGCGATCTGGAACAGCTGGTTGAGACCTCCGATGAATGGATCACGACCAGAACCGGGATCAAGGAACGGCGTATTGCTGGCACGGGGCAGAGCTGCTCCGATCTGGCCTTGAATGCGGCTGGAAAGGCGTTGCAGAATGCTGGAATGGGGGCGGATCAGCTGACCCATATTCTGGTTGCCACCTTCACTCCGGATTACTGTGAGCCGACAACCGCCTGTCTGGTCCAGAGCAAGCTGGGTGCGAGCAGAGCCATGATGGCCATGGACTTGGCCGCCGGGTGCTCCGGATACACCTACGGTCTGGACACCGCCCGGGGGATCGTGGCTGTTCGGCCCGATTCGGCCGTGCTGGTCGTGGGCAGCGAGGTGTGCACCTCAAAGGTCAATTTTCAGGACCGGAACACCTGTGTCCTTTTCGGGGACGGGGCCGGAGCGGCCATTGTGTCGGGGCAGGGGAGCAGCCAGGCCCGGATTGTGGACTCCCTGCTCCGGGCTGATGGGAGTCTCGGTGATCTGCTTCCAGTGGGTATCGAAGGCAATTCGGCCCGGCCCTATACCTTGGGCCAGCAGGTGGGGGAAGAGTACTTCATCCAGATGAAGGGCCGGGAGCTGTTTCGACATGCGGTGCGGGGCATGGCTGAGCTGACCCTGGATATTCTGGGCAAAAATGGACTGTCCATTGCGGATATCGATCTGTTTATCCCCCATCAGGCCAATATGCGGATCATTGAAGCCCTGGCCAAAAAGCTGGCCTGTCCCTTGGAGAAGGTCTATATCAATGTTGACCGGTACGGGAACACCTCGGCCGCTTCTGTGGGCATTGCCCTGGGCGAGGCCGTGGAGCTGGGGCAGGTCAAAACAGGGGCCAAGGTCCTGCTGGTTTCCTTTGGAGCGGGATTGACCTGGGGCGCCACCCTGCTCCAGTTTTAG
- the rpmB gene encoding 50S ribosomal protein L28 produces MAKQCAVCGKKPMVGFNVSHANNKTKRRFKPNLQRVKTQLSDGRIKRIDVCTRCLRSGGVTKPVISGT; encoded by the coding sequence ATGGCCAAGCAATGCGCAGTTTGCGGAAAAAAACCCATGGTCGGTTTCAACGTCAGTCACGCCAACAACAAAACCAAGCGCAGATTCAAACCCAACCTGCAGCGGGTCAAGACCCAGCTCTCGGACGGACGGATCAAGCGCATCGATGTCTGCACCCGCTGTCTGCGCAGCGGCGGGGTCACCAAGCCGGTTATCAGCGGCACCTAA
- a CDS encoding YceD family protein, whose product MHIWVSFAECPAQGRRLTISEQAVWSEPLAEFELNAEIVEPLTAELHIVPQSDGLLIQGRLQGSVSLVCDRCTESMPCPLDVPFTVFESLEGQNEEEEYAERFRQGGEGLELDLAAVLWEQFVLALPVKPLCMPNCRGICPQCGRNLNAGECGCDRNTLDPRLEVLRRLQINTS is encoded by the coding sequence ATGCACATATGGGTTTCTTTTGCCGAATGTCCCGCTCAGGGACGTCGGTTGACAATATCTGAACAGGCCGTGTGGAGTGAACCGCTGGCCGAGTTTGAGCTCAACGCCGAGATCGTCGAGCCATTGACGGCCGAGCTGCACATCGTTCCCCAAAGCGACGGCCTTTTGATCCAAGGGCGGCTGCAGGGCTCCGTATCCCTGGTCTGCGACCGTTGCACCGAGAGCATGCCCTGCCCTCTGGATGTCCCCTTCACCGTGTTCGAGTCCCTGGAAGGGCAGAACGAAGAGGAGGAATATGCCGAGCGCTTTCGGCAGGGGGGCGAAGGTCTGGAGCTGGACCTGGCCGCTGTTTTATGGGAGCAATTCGTTCTTGCTCTGCCGGTCAAGCCTTTGTGCATGCCGAACTGCCGGGGGATTTGCCCCCAGTGCGGAAGAAATCTGAATGCCGGCGAGTGCGGGTGCGATCGCAATACCCTGGATCCCAGGCTGGAAGTTCTCCGCCGTCTGCAGATCAATACGTCATAG
- the plsX gene encoding phosphate acyltransferase PlsX: MGTNSRPRIAIDAMGGDYGPQVMVPGAIQAARRRDIALRLVGNQEQIEQELSRTMVDGLEVDIVHADDVAKMGDKPSHIMRRKKDTSIQVAYKLVRENDADGVVSAGHTGATLACGMFALGRIKGIERPGLATVLPRENKPLLIIDVGANVDSKPRHLVQFAIMAEALAVNVLKTPEPQVGILSIGEEQGKGNVLVNEAYGLLARTSMNFVGNVEGRDIFQGDVDIVVCDGFVGNVVLKLSEGLGTAFSSMLRKELGRGFWAKLGGMLALPALKRFRRRLDYEEYGGAPLLGLNGASFVCHGSSGTRAIQSSVQMAGSYIRNRTNDDIRAGLEAHPEITRFHRLKHILHSSAGKGSGHNEESQDET; the protein is encoded by the coding sequence ATGGGGACGAATAGCCGTCCCAGGATCGCCATAGACGCCATGGGCGGCGACTATGGCCCTCAAGTCATGGTCCCTGGGGCAATCCAGGCGGCACGGCGACGGGACATTGCGCTCCGTTTGGTCGGCAACCAGGAGCAGATTGAGCAAGAGCTGTCCCGAACCATGGTCGACGGCCTTGAGGTGGACATTGTTCACGCCGATGACGTGGCCAAAATGGGCGATAAGCCCTCGCATATTATGCGCCGGAAAAAGGACACCTCCATTCAGGTGGCCTATAAACTGGTTCGGGAGAATGACGCGGACGGAGTGGTCAGTGCCGGGCATACCGGCGCGACTCTGGCCTGCGGCATGTTCGCCCTGGGGCGGATCAAGGGCATTGAGCGCCCGGGGCTGGCCACGGTGTTGCCCAGGGAGAACAAGCCGCTGCTGATTATCGATGTGGGGGCCAATGTGGATTCCAAACCCAGGCATTTGGTCCAGTTCGCAATCATGGCCGAGGCCTTGGCGGTCAATGTGCTCAAGACCCCGGAGCCGCAGGTAGGAATACTCAGCATCGGCGAGGAGCAGGGCAAGGGCAATGTGCTGGTCAATGAGGCCTACGGCCTTTTGGCCCGAACCTCGATGAATTTTGTGGGCAATGTGGAGGGGCGGGACATCTTTCAGGGCGATGTGGATATTGTGGTCTGCGACGGGTTTGTGGGCAATGTGGTCCTCAAGCTGTCCGAAGGGCTTGGAACGGCCTTTTCCAGTATGCTGCGCAAGGAGCTGGGACGGGGTTTCTGGGCCAAGCTGGGGGGGATGCTCGCCTTGCCGGCCTTGAAGCGTTTTCGTCGTCGGCTGGATTACGAGGAGTACGGCGGCGCTCCGCTCCTGGGGCTCAATGGGGCGTCATTCGTCTGCCACGGATCTTCCGGGACGCGGGCCATTCAAAGCTCGGTGCAGATGGCCGGATCGTATATCCGAAACCGGACCAACGACGACATCCGGGCCGGTCTGGAAGCACATCCGGAGATCACCCGTTTTCATCGGCTGAAGCATATTCTGCATTCTTCAGCAGGCAAGGGATCAGGACACAATGAAGAGTCCCAGGACGAGACATAA
- a CDS encoding NifU family protein — translation MKERVESILETIRPQLQADGGNVELVEVTEDNVVRVRLQGACAGCPMSQMTLKNGIERVIKEKIPEIKAVEAVK, via the coding sequence ATGAAAGAACGTGTGGAATCGATATTGGAAACCATCCGCCCCCAGCTTCAGGCTGACGGGGGCAATGTGGAGCTGGTGGAGGTTACAGAGGACAATGTGGTCCGGGTCCGCTTGCAGGGAGCATGCGCCGGGTGCCCCATGTCCCAGATGACCTTGAAGAATGGCATTGAGCGGGTAATCAAGGAAAAGATTCCGGAAATCAAGGCTGTTGAAGCAGTCAAGTAA
- a CDS encoding 3'-5' exoribonuclease YhaM family protein, with translation MLSKTVFIHDVTEGQEVYEVFVIVQAKLSQSKNGPFWDLTLQDKTGRLNAKIWSPQSNAYAQLLPEQVVRIQGQVRSFRDQPQLVVQKLEVVDPQEVGDWADFIPSSSRPPEQILSEIEGLCREHLRYPPWRKLLKAVLSDAAMRECLVNAPGAKNIHHAYRGGLVEHTLQVVRLCLAVCELYPDLDREILLVAAVLHDMGKAWELDGGISRDYTDAGRLVGHITLGVDRVMPFVARVQDLDPDLSLHLEHLLLSHHGEYSYGSPRRPKTQEAFVLHFMDNLDAKMNTLDQALTGIAPGAQGWSAYQPSLERMVYRPKKTYDLLQPERKSKTRNAKQCLLPLKE, from the coding sequence ATGCTTTCCAAAACTGTTTTTATCCACGATGTTACTGAAGGCCAAGAGGTATACGAGGTCTTCGTCATTGTCCAGGCCAAGCTGAGCCAGTCCAAGAACGGTCCGTTCTGGGACCTTACCCTCCAGGACAAGACCGGGCGGCTGAATGCCAAGATCTGGTCCCCCCAGAGCAATGCCTATGCCCAGCTCCTGCCGGAGCAGGTGGTCCGCATTCAGGGTCAGGTCCGGTCCTTCAGGGATCAGCCGCAACTGGTGGTCCAGAAGCTGGAGGTCGTGGATCCCCAGGAGGTCGGGGACTGGGCCGACTTCATTCCCAGCAGCTCTCGTCCTCCGGAACAGATCCTCTCCGAGATAGAAGGCCTGTGCCGGGAGCACCTGCGCTACCCGCCGTGGCGGAAGCTGCTCAAAGCCGTGCTCAGCGATGCTGCCATGCGCGAGTGCCTGGTGAATGCCCCGGGGGCCAAAAATATCCATCATGCCTATCGGGGCGGCCTGGTGGAGCATACCCTGCAGGTTGTGCGCCTCTGCCTGGCGGTCTGCGAGCTGTATCCCGACCTGGACCGGGAGATCCTCCTGGTGGCCGCAGTGCTCCACGATATGGGCAAGGCCTGGGAGCTGGACGGGGGCATCAGCCGGGACTACACTGACGCTGGTCGCCTGGTGGGACACATTACCCTGGGAGTGGACCGGGTCATGCCTTTTGTCGCCCGGGTGCAGGATCTGGATCCGGACTTAAGCCTGCATCTGGAACACCTGCTGCTCAGCCATCACGGAGAGTACAGCTACGGCTCCCCGCGTCGGCCGAAGACCCAGGAGGCATTTGTCCTTCACTTCATGGACAACCTGGATGCCAAGATGAACACTCTGGATCAGGCACTCACCGGTATCGCCCCCGGTGCCCAGGGCTGGTCAGCCTATCAGCCCTCTCTGGAGCGCATGGTCTATCGGCCGAAAAAAACATACGATTTGCTGCAGCCGGAACGCAAGTCCAAAACACGGAATGCCAAACAATGCTTATTACCTTTGAAGGAATAG
- a CDS encoding DUF456 domain-containing protein, with protein MLEILSGFFLLLLFLIWALNFFSLPANWINIGLLALWKWAYPEMPGGWWFFIGLIALAGVAELIEFLSQMFGSRRYGGSNRGSWGALIGAIAGAVLGAPFFLGLGSILGALIGAFAGSLGVELAAGRSWAEAIRASKGAMLGKVLGFVAKAALGMVMITWSIPRVWPG; from the coding sequence GTGCTGGAAATCTTGTCTGGCTTTTTTCTTCTTCTCCTGTTTCTTATCTGGGCCCTCAACTTCTTCAGTCTTCCGGCCAACTGGATCAATATCGGCCTCTTGGCTTTGTGGAAGTGGGCGTATCCGGAAATGCCTGGAGGCTGGTGGTTTTTCATAGGGCTGATCGCCCTGGCCGGGGTGGCCGAGCTCATTGAGTTCTTGAGCCAGATGTTCGGGTCACGAAGGTACGGAGGGAGCAACCGGGGCAGCTGGGGGGCGTTGATCGGAGCTATTGCCGGAGCTGTGCTTGGTGCGCCGTTCTTTTTGGGCCTGGGGTCCATTCTGGGTGCCTTGATCGGCGCGTTTGCCGGCAGTCTTGGGGTTGAGCTGGCAGCCGGACGGTCCTGGGCGGAGGCGATCAGGGCCTCCAAGGGCGCCATGCTGGGCAAGGTGCTCGGATTTGTGGCCAAGGCCGCCCTGGGCATGGTCATGATAACCTGGAGCATCCCCAGAGTATGGCCGGGATAG
- the tmk gene encoding dTMP kinase gives MLITFEGIEGCGKSTQAVRVREWLQSMGRSVLLSREPGGTAVGRTLRSLLLDAQNNHLCSRTELFLYLADRAQHVHEIIKPGLEAGSVVLVDRFADSTLVYQGFGRGLDLHMVQGLNELAVDRVTPDLTLVLDLSPETGLQRARSRNGEQGTDQSEGRFEAESLAFHSRIREGYLELASRDRERIVVVNGAGTEDEVYAQVQKEIESRLLSP, from the coding sequence ATGCTTATTACCTTTGAAGGAATAGAGGGCTGCGGGAAAAGCACCCAGGCCGTGCGGGTCCGCGAATGGCTCCAGAGCATGGGCCGTTCTGTCCTCCTCTCCAGGGAGCCCGGGGGGACCGCAGTGGGTCGCACCCTGCGCAGCCTCCTTCTGGATGCCCAGAACAACCACCTCTGCTCCAGGACGGAGCTTTTCCTGTACCTGGCCGATCGTGCCCAGCACGTGCATGAGATCATCAAGCCGGGCCTGGAAGCCGGAAGTGTGGTCCTGGTGGATAGGTTTGCCGATTCGACCCTGGTCTACCAGGGGTTCGGGCGGGGGCTTGACCTGCACATGGTGCAGGGGCTGAATGAGCTGGCGGTGGACCGGGTCACTCCGGATCTGACCCTGGTTCTGGATCTTTCGCCGGAGACCGGCCTGCAGCGGGCCAGGTCCAGGAACGGAGAGCAGGGCACGGATCAGAGCGAGGGGCGTTTCGAGGCCGAATCCCTGGCCTTCCATTCCCGGATTCGGGAGGGCTACTTGGAGCTGGCCTCCAGGGACAGGGAGCGTATCGTGGTGGTCAACGGCGCCGGGACAGAAGACGAGGTCTATGCCCAGGTCCAGAAGGAGATCGAGTCCCGCCTCCTGTCTCCTTGA
- the fabG gene encoding 3-oxoacyl-[acyl-carrier-protein] reductase, with protein MSEQAQTAIVTGGSRGIGRAIAEVLAAHGWQVYITYTSRADMAEEVCGAISERGGSARAFALDVSDRESVASFFRGSIKGQVHLGLLVNNAGVTKDGLLLRMKSTDWDRVMQVNLDGAFACLQEAAKIMVRQRTGRIVNITSVVGQSGNPGQANYCASKAGLIGLTKAAAMELAPRNVTVNAVAPGFIATEMTEALEPQVRDAYLARIPLGRFGRPEDVAETVAWLASEQAGYITGQVIGVNGGLYQ; from the coding sequence ATGAGCGAACAGGCACAAACAGCCATAGTCACCGGAGGGTCCAGAGGGATCGGCCGGGCCATTGCCGAGGTCCTGGCCGCTCACGGCTGGCAGGTCTATATAACCTACACCAGCCGGGCTGATATGGCCGAGGAGGTCTGCGGCGCCATCTCCGAGCGCGGCGGATCCGCCCGGGCCTTTGCCCTGGATGTCAGTGATCGGGAAAGTGTCGCCTCATTTTTTCGGGGATCGATCAAGGGTCAGGTGCACCTTGGGCTTCTGGTCAATAATGCCGGAGTGACCAAGGACGGGCTGCTTCTACGCATGAAATCCACGGATTGGGACCGCGTTATGCAGGTCAATCTGGACGGGGCGTTCGCCTGTCTGCAGGAAGCGGCCAAGATCATGGTCCGCCAGCGCACCGGGCGGATTGTGAACATCACATCCGTGGTCGGTCAGTCCGGAAATCCGGGACAGGCCAATTACTGCGCCTCAAAGGCCGGTCTGATCGGCTTGACCAAGGCCGCGGCCATGGAGCTCGCCCCGCGCAACGTGACTGTGAATGCCGTAGCTCCCGGGTTTATCGCCACCGAGATGACGGAAGCCCTGGAGCCGCAGGTCAGGGATGCGTATCTGGCCAGGATCCCCTTGGGCCGGTTCGGCCGTCCCGAGGATGTGGCCGAGACTGTTGCCTGGCTGGCCTCGGAGCAGGCCGGCTACATCACAGGCCAGGTCATCGGCGTGAATGGAGGACTCTACCAGTAA
- a CDS encoding glutaredoxin family protein → MDKDVKLYALSTCVHCKNAKKFLDEKDVDYDCTYVDRLSGEERQEAIEEVKKHNPNLSFPTLLVGDTCIVGFKKDEIEDALEQL, encoded by the coding sequence ATGGACAAGGATGTGAAGCTCTATGCCCTGAGCACATGTGTGCACTGCAAGAATGCCAAGAAATTTCTGGATGAAAAGGACGTGGACTACGACTGCACCTATGTGGACCGGCTCAGCGGCGAGGAACGGCAGGAGGCCATTGAAGAGGTGAAGAAGCATAATCCCAATCTGTCCTTCCCCACCCTGCTGGTGGGGGACACATGCATTGTCGGATTCAAGAAGGATGAGATTGAAGACGCCCTGGAGCAGTTATGA
- the thrC gene encoding threonine synthase has product MMHTDRDTFPSYRGEMEYVCQQCGARYSGQELYYTCPECSGVFLLQDLCFPRLLETPGQRWREIFDRRAMSKHPALRGIFRFYELISPILEVDDIVWLGEGNTPIVNANSGLQAVAGQPLAYKNDGQNPSASFKDRGMACALSAIKAMARKHSWDQVLTVCASTGDTSAAAAMYAAYVGPPVTSVVLLPQGRVTPQQLGQPLGSGAVVLELPGVFDDCMRVVEYLADHYRIALLNSKNSWRILGQESYAFEVAQWYDWDVSGKALFVPIGNAGNISAIMAGFIKLHRLGIISGLPRIFGVQSSHADPVYRYYSQPQGQRSYAPVSVSPSVAQAAMIGNPVSFPRVAALVQEYEKTGGEGSFNVIQVTEEAIMEGMLLANRHGHIACTQGGECMAGLLRAKELGLLEHKETAILDATAHSLKFMGFQEMYFQDRFPPEYGVHPRDELRNQPQPVLSEQDTAHLSAQDFAARAAEEIVRRLGLT; this is encoded by the coding sequence ATGATGCACACTGATCGGGATACATTTCCTTCCTATCGGGGAGAGATGGAGTACGTCTGCCAGCAGTGCGGGGCCAGATATTCCGGCCAGGAGCTCTACTACACGTGCCCGGAATGCAGCGGCGTCTTTCTTTTGCAGGATCTTTGCTTCCCCCGGTTGCTGGAGACTCCAGGCCAACGCTGGCGGGAGATATTCGACCGCCGGGCCATGAGCAAGCATCCGGCCCTGCGGGGGATATTTCGCTTCTACGAGCTGATCAGTCCCATTCTGGAAGTGGATGATATTGTCTGGCTGGGAGAGGGAAACACCCCGATAGTGAACGCCAACTCCGGGCTACAGGCGGTGGCCGGCCAGCCCCTGGCCTACAAGAACGACGGGCAGAATCCCAGCGCATCGTTCAAGGACCGGGGCATGGCCTGCGCCTTAAGCGCAATCAAAGCCATGGCCCGAAAGCATTCCTGGGACCAGGTGCTCACGGTCTGCGCCTCCACCGGCGATACCTCGGCTGCAGCAGCCATGTACGCTGCCTATGTCGGTCCGCCGGTGACCTCGGTGGTTCTTCTGCCCCAGGGACGGGTCACTCCACAGCAGCTGGGACAGCCCCTGGGAAGCGGGGCCGTGGTTCTGGAGCTTCCCGGGGTGTTTGACGACTGTATGCGGGTTGTGGAGTATTTGGCCGACCATTACCGGATCGCGCTTTTAAACTCCAAAAACAGCTGGCGGATCCTGGGCCAGGAGTCCTACGCCTTTGAGGTCGCTCAGTGGTACGACTGGGATGTCTCCGGCAAGGCTTTGTTTGTGCCCATCGGCAATGCAGGGAACATCTCCGCAATCATGGCCGGATTCATCAAGCTCCACCGCCTGGGGATCATCTCCGGTCTTCCCCGCATCTTTGGTGTCCAGTCCAGCCATGCGGATCCGGTGTATCGTTACTACAGCCAGCCGCAGGGACAGCGGTCCTATGCCCCGGTCTCTGTCTCCCCGAGTGTGGCCCAAGCAGCCATGATCGGCAATCCGGTATCCTTCCCCCGGGTGGCGGCCTTGGTCCAGGAATACGAAAAGACCGGAGGAGAGGGCAGCTTCAATGTGATTCAGGTGACGGAAGAAGCCATAATGGAGGGCATGCTCCTGGCCAATCGGCATGGGCATATCGCATGCACCCAGGGCGGAGAGTGCATGGCCGGACTGCTCCGGGCCAAGGAGCTTGGGCTCCTGGAGCACAAGGAAACGGCCATCCTGGATGCCACCGCCCACAGCTTGAAGTTCATGGGATTCCAGGAGATGTACTTTCAGGACCGGTTCCCGCCGGAGTACGGGGTCCACCCCAGGGATGAACTGCGCAATCAGCCCCAGCCCGTTCTTTCGGAACAGGACACGGCCCACCTGTCGGCGCAGGATTTCGCAGCCCGGGCGGCCGAAGAGATTGTGCGGCGTTTAGGACTCACCTGA